From Calothrix sp. PCC 6303, a single genomic window includes:
- a CDS encoding cytochrome P450, which produces MFQEITGQIAYSSSFAYLATTLSITSIAGTIGWRWWKQKKTYKSLQSLPSPPQHWLLGNIPQMLAAVKQKKLFRLFFDWSQELGPMYVIWNGSHPTVVLSKPKVIEDTIVNGMRDGSLIRTQRLRQAWNDIIGPIMIGETGTEWQWRRKAWNPEFSSSSLSKYAEFISQACEQVIETLKEASPPKEVQVDPLFVELTMRVISSLVLGIPVDKNSTSNEGPPLEVMKMYEAMSVVGYRFLRQATGEKRWMKYLPTKNSQDYWAARRYLEEFITPRVDLALRISQQNKTDLPQVSSLFQESMLVKIAAKEAKYDRQTLIAESVELLIAGTDTTAHSLSFAVAELSLNPRVFQQAQDIVDQTWNNFGGINAESLKELAYIRAIIKETLRLYSVASGSTSMQTQRDTVIDGKEIPRGTGVSWSMLAAGRDPEVYANPEEFLPERWLDKSKETSPLPMIDFGSGLHRCLGEHLSMLESTTMLALLLRYFDWELVNGRSSVEQLQQNLLIYPSDKMPVRFRLRNWE; this is translated from the coding sequence ATGTTCCAAGAGATTACTGGTCAGATTGCTTATTCTTCCTCATTTGCATATTTAGCTACAACCCTAAGCATTACTAGCATAGCAGGAACAATTGGTTGGCGCTGGTGGAAACAAAAGAAGACATATAAATCACTTCAATCACTCCCTTCTCCTCCCCAACACTGGTTGTTAGGAAATATTCCGCAAATGTTAGCAGCAGTAAAACAGAAGAAATTATTTCGGCTATTTTTTGATTGGAGTCAAGAACTAGGTCCAATGTATGTTATTTGGAATGGCAGCCATCCAACTGTTGTTTTAAGTAAACCCAAAGTTATTGAAGATACCATTGTCAATGGTATGAGAGATGGTAGCCTAATCAGAACTCAGCGATTGCGCCAAGCCTGGAACGATATCATTGGTCCGATTATGATCGGAGAAACCGGGACTGAGTGGCAGTGGCGACGCAAGGCTTGGAACCCAGAATTTAGTTCTAGCAGTCTCTCGAAGTACGCGGAATTTATTAGCCAAGCCTGCGAACAAGTCATTGAGACACTGAAGGAAGCATCTCCACCAAAAGAAGTTCAGGTAGATCCTCTGTTTGTAGAACTAACAATGAGGGTGATTTCTTCTCTAGTGCTGGGTATTCCTGTGGATAAAAATAGCACTAGTAATGAAGGTCCACCCTTGGAAGTGATGAAGATGTACGAAGCGATGTCTGTTGTCGGCTATCGGTTTCTACGACAAGCTACTGGCGAGAAGAGATGGATGAAATATTTGCCAACTAAAAATTCACAAGATTATTGGGCAGCAAGGCGATATTTGGAGGAATTTATAACTCCTCGTGTAGACTTAGCTTTACGGATAAGCCAACAAAATAAAACCGATTTACCACAGGTAAGTTCTTTGTTCCAGGAATCAATGTTAGTTAAAATCGCTGCCAAAGAAGCAAAATACGATCGCCAAACATTAATAGCAGAATCTGTTGAACTCTTAATAGCTGGTACTGACACAACAGCCCATAGTTTATCCTTTGCAGTCGCAGAGTTGAGCTTAAATCCAAGAGTTTTTCAGCAAGCACAGGACATTGTTGATCAAACTTGGAACAACTTTGGCGGTATTAATGCAGAAAGCCTCAAGGAATTGGCTTATATTCGCGCAATTATTAAGGAGACATTGCGTCTTTATTCAGTCGCATCAGGCTCAACTTCGATGCAGACTCAACGTGACACCGTAATTGATGGTAAAGAGATTCCTCGTGGTACAGGAGTATCATGGTCGATGCTTGCTGCTGGAAGAGATCCAGAAGTTTATGCTAATCCAGAGGAATTTTTGCCGGAACGTTGGTTAGATAAGAGCAAAGAAACTAGTCCATTGCCAATGATAGACTTTGGCTCAGGGCTTCATCGTTGTTTGGGAGAGCATCTATCAATGCTGGAGTCAACTACGATGTTAGCATTATTGCTCCGCTACTTCGACTGGGAATTGGTCAACGGTCGTTCTTCTGTGGAACAATTACAACAAAATCTGTTAATTTATCCGTCTGATAAAATGCCAGTGCGCTTTCGGTTGAGAAATTGGGAATAA
- a CDS encoding metallophosphoesterase family protein, with protein MNLKRRKFLSLAGIGAFASIFYAYSVTAKKNLEPTNSRRKDLLFRFVSVADTGTGTKGQYAVANAMANYHTKNPYDLVVLAGDNIYTNGEFEKINEVFERPYGKLLKKGVKFRAALGNHDIRTANGDLQVKYAGFNMKGRYYTYNRNQAQFFVLDTNSNADWKNQLVWLEQELAKSKALWKIVYGHHPIYASGQYGSNPDFIQIFTPMFQKYNVQLYINGHEHHYERTAAINGTTYLICGGGAGTRPVGKNPWTEYSAEKLSFASYEIYPDIIEIQGIGTDNRVFDRGVIKLKSV; from the coding sequence ATGAATCTAAAACGCCGTAAATTTTTGTCATTAGCTGGGATAGGCGCGTTTGCATCTATATTTTATGCCTATTCAGTAACGGCTAAAAAAAATTTGGAACCGACAAACTCTCGGAGAAAAGATTTATTATTTAGATTTGTTTCCGTTGCTGATACTGGAACTGGTACTAAAGGTCAGTATGCTGTGGCAAATGCTATGGCAAACTACCATACTAAAAATCCTTATGATTTAGTAGTTTTAGCCGGGGATAATATCTATACTAATGGGGAATTTGAAAAAATTAACGAAGTATTTGAACGTCCTTACGGAAAGTTGCTCAAAAAAGGTGTAAAGTTTCGAGCGGCTTTGGGAAATCATGATATTCGCACTGCCAATGGTGATCTTCAGGTGAAGTATGCTGGCTTTAATATGAAAGGTCGTTATTACACCTACAATCGCAATCAAGCCCAATTTTTTGTTCTAGATACTAATAGTAATGCTGATTGGAAAAATCAATTAGTTTGGTTAGAGCAAGAATTAGCTAAGTCTAAAGCACTTTGGAAGATAGTTTATGGACATCATCCCATCTATGCTTCCGGTCAATATGGCAGTAATCCAGACTTTATTCAAATATTTACACCGATGTTTCAAAAATATAATGTCCAACTATATATTAATGGACATGAACACCATTATGAACGAACAGCAGCTATTAATGGAACTACCTATTTAATTTGTGGTGGTGGTGCTGGAACTCGTCCAGTGGGTAAAAATCCTTGGACAGAATACTCAGCCGAAAAGTTGAGCTTTGCTAGCTATGAAATATATCCAGATATAATTGAAATTCAAGGAATTGGTACTGATAATCGAGTTTTTGATCGTGGTGTCATCAAACTAAAATCTGTGTGA
- a CDS encoding type II CAAX prenyl endopeptidase Rce1 family protein, whose protein sequence is MGRKTKLRSLVLIILVFIAVFAVLQLSRKQPQLVQQNSNYAIHTNQGFNQPSFYPLNQKISINNYKPVGNWIGRLILPTPEQLQDGLDWVWMEVEHAPTAAEKLLGKTVRLEWQKNQDLLMLVQAVTKDINFTPEVINSQKQGNIHPFRLNGVRQVGVLRSLAGANPNDDTIVALNDNTIIANSEDKSILKIDSEPILITGRFYGLVKIIKPIKPRIKSDAKVLLLAKQKQYHDYFLVKHYNASSQNFDGVEETIRIPQQVRDTRNFAPSTTQQIEKSSAGKDGWYIYGADDVNNMFTVQAIAPYSLFSIKPNERIIGEELGLNYIKKLNWLNTEVNKGNLNTVSISITNQSKWQEGDKAILLHLYGGIGGKKAEPLGVVETITGHFAFGTAEVIRDKFTQKLRFDIQYHQIYAHNPDGIIAGTHTWANYMGNLQRGWLSTRPVSDILIKYEPVTQNYDFDGVKISPLQEFQQQLQIGIARYRSGDGTGGATVSPATSCVQDSNQALYVTILTVKNKIATNPQIQTWLKANPKHPQTLRFQELVKLSQSLERQLTPLGIVRADWQSQASILAGTGTGKSIKPFKDGSIWAGLTTWRTMMPRQAHDDLARIFLKHGAIVHFLRTNQVGGWQTDITPIAPTIFFGKIQIPFTDISPLPIILNRILASLSIPTFSHYLTSAIALAIYSLIAITFGFKSGFLSLQTWSANWVDKTLLSIRCLFLPSIVEELFFRVLLLPHPSETTNWWEWTLWAAFSLILFIVYHPLNAKYFYKAGLLTFFNPVFLILAGLLGTTCTIIYGITGSLWLVVLIHWIVVITWLVFFGGIGKLGMKNS, encoded by the coding sequence TTGGGTCGAAAAACAAAGTTGCGATCGCTTGTGTTGATAATCCTAGTATTTATCGCAGTATTTGCGGTGTTACAACTATCTCGCAAACAACCACAGTTAGTCCAGCAAAACAGCAATTACGCAATACATACAAATCAGGGTTTTAACCAGCCGAGCTTTTATCCCCTGAATCAAAAGATCTCGATAAACAATTACAAACCTGTTGGAAACTGGATTGGGAGGTTAATTTTACCAACCCCAGAACAATTACAAGATGGTTTGGATTGGGTATGGATGGAAGTAGAACATGCACCAACAGCAGCAGAAAAATTGTTGGGAAAAACTGTACGTTTGGAATGGCAAAAAAATCAAGATTTGCTGATGCTTGTTCAAGCTGTCACCAAAGATATAAATTTCACTCCTGAAGTTATCAACAGTCAAAAACAAGGCAATATTCACCCATTTAGACTTAATGGTGTTCGTCAAGTAGGTGTTTTACGTTCTTTAGCTGGTGCAAATCCAAATGATGATACGATTGTAGCGCTAAATGACAATACAATAATTGCTAATAGTGAAGATAAATCTATTTTAAAAATAGATAGTGAGCCTATTTTAATAACTGGTAGATTTTACGGTTTAGTCAAAATTATAAAACCAATAAAGCCTAGAATTAAATCAGATGCGAAAGTTCTTTTATTAGCCAAACAAAAACAGTATCATGACTACTTTTTAGTAAAGCATTACAATGCAAGTTCCCAGAACTTTGATGGTGTTGAAGAAACAATTCGCATTCCTCAACAAGTAAGAGATACTCGGAATTTTGCACCTTCAACCACACAACAAATAGAAAAATCATCCGCAGGCAAAGATGGATGGTATATTTACGGTGCAGATGATGTAAATAATATGTTTACAGTTCAAGCGATCGCACCCTATTCCCTGTTCTCAATTAAACCAAATGAAAGGATTATAGGTGAAGAATTAGGACTGAATTATATAAAAAAACTCAACTGGCTAAATACGGAAGTAAATAAAGGTAATTTAAATACAGTATCTATTTCAATAACAAATCAATCAAAATGGCAAGAAGGCGACAAAGCCATCCTACTACACTTATATGGTGGAATTGGTGGAAAAAAAGCCGAACCTCTGGGAGTAGTCGAAACCATCACCGGACATTTTGCCTTTGGCACCGCAGAAGTTATCCGCGACAAATTTACTCAAAAACTACGCTTCGATATCCAATATCATCAAATTTATGCCCATAACCCCGATGGAATTATTGCTGGAACCCATACATGGGCAAACTATATGGGTAATTTACAACGTGGATGGTTATCGACAAGACCAGTATCTGATATATTAATCAAATATGAACCCGTAACCCAAAACTATGATTTTGATGGGGTCAAAATTTCACCATTACAAGAATTTCAGCAACAATTGCAGATTGGGATCGCACGTTATCGTAGTGGTGATGGAACTGGTGGAGCAACAGTATCACCTGCTACTTCATGCGTCCAAGATTCTAACCAAGCATTGTATGTAACGATACTAACTGTCAAAAATAAAATCGCTACAAACCCGCAAATTCAAACATGGTTAAAAGCTAACCCAAAGCATCCGCAAACATTGCGCTTTCAAGAACTAGTTAAATTAAGTCAATCCTTAGAAAGACAATTAACACCCCTAGGAATAGTCCGTGCTGATTGGCAAAGTCAAGCAAGTATATTAGCAGGTACCGGAACAGGAAAAAGCATCAAACCATTTAAAGATGGTAGTATTTGGGCAGGTTTGACAACATGGCGAACAATGATGCCACGACAAGCGCATGATGACCTCGCCAGGATATTCTTAAAACACGGGGCAATCGTACATTTTTTGCGAACAAATCAGGTAGGAGGCTGGCAAACTGATATTACACCCATTGCACCAACAATTTTCTTCGGGAAAATTCAAATACCCTTCACCGATATATCACCGCTGCCAATCATTCTCAACCGTATTTTAGCATCCCTATCAATTCCCACATTCAGCCATTATTTAACGAGTGCGATCGCATTGGCAATCTATAGCCTTATTGCCATTACTTTCGGCTTCAAATCTGGCTTTCTATCCCTTCAAACTTGGTCAGCAAATTGGGTTGATAAAACTTTACTGAGTATACGTTGCTTATTTCTACCCAGCATTGTGGAGGAATTATTCTTCCGGGTTTTACTATTACCCCATCCAAGCGAAACAACAAATTGGTGGGAATGGACATTATGGGCAGCTTTCAGTTTAATATTATTTATTGTTTACCATCCTCTAAACGCTAAATATTTTTATAAAGCTGGATTGCTCACATTTTTTAACCCCGTATTTTTGATTTTAGCTGGATTATTAGGAACTACCTGTACGATTATTTACGGAATAACAGGTTCACTGTGGCTAGTGGTTTTGATTCATTGGATAGTCGTAATAACTTGGTTAGTATTTTTTGGGGGAATTGGCAAACTTGGGATGAAAAATTCATAA